A region of the Pantoea alfalfae genome:
ATCGACATACTGCTCAGCCAGCTGCTCAGGGGTGTGCGACGGATCCTGCCAGAGCGTGTCCGCCAGCGGTTCCAGACCCGCTTCAATCGCGATCTGTCCACGCGTACGGCGTTTCTGCTTGTAGGGCAGGTAGAGGTCTTCAAGCTCGGTTTTGCTGAGGGTGGTATTGATGGCGCGGGCGAGGTCGTCAGTCAGTTTTCCCTGATCGTCAATCGACTTCAGAATTGACTGGCGTCGCTCTTCAAGTTCACGCAGATAGCTGAGGCGGGTTTCCAGCTGGCGGAGTTGGGTATCATCCAGACCGCCGGTGACCTCTTTACGATAGCGTGCGATAAACGGCACGGTATTCCCTTCATCTAACAGGCGAACGGCGGCGTCAACCTGCTCTGGTCGCGCCTGTAGCTCACTGGCAATTATCTGGCTCAGAACTTTCATCATCAGGACTGTCTTGCTTTCCGGGTTGAGAAATAGCCGACAGTTATACGGATTGATAATCAAAATTGCCAGAGACGCGGGCGGCTTTCAGCGATAATCTGAATCGTTATTGCGGGTAGTCAATCGCGTTGACATACCACAGTGCCGGACCCACTGGCGTCTCAACGGTGGCGGCATCGCCGACCTCTTTTTTCAGCAGCGCCCGCGCCATGGGTGAGTCGATAGAGATGTAATCTTTACGGCCAAAAATCTCATCGTAGCCCACAATGCGGAAGCGTTTGAGGTCGCCCTCATCGTTTTCAATTTCTACCCAGGCACCAAAGAAGACTTTGCCATCCTGCTGGGGTGAGTAGTCAACGATACGCAGCTGTTCAAGACTTTTGGTCAGATAGCGAACGCGGCGGTCAATTTCACGCAGCCGTTTTTTGTTGTACTGATAATCGGCATTTTCACTGCGATCGCCAAGGCTGGCAGCCCAGGTGACTTTTTTCGTCACTTCCGGTCGCTCTTCACGCCATAAATAGTCGAGTTCCGCTTTCAGCTTATCGAAGCCTTCACGGGTAATAAGTCGGGTTTTCATGCTATACCGGCCACAGAAATCTCAGGAGCGACAGTGTAAGGCAAAGAGGGCACGGCAAAAAAGAGTCGGGGAAAGGGTTTTTAAAGGCTAAAAACCCACGTTAATTTCCCCGGCGGCGAAAGGGTTGATGCTGTGATGCAAAATGAAACCAGTAATCTGAAGCCAGCAGGGTGCTTAAACTTATTTTCCGGCGTGAGTCGCCGTAGTGGTCGAGGTGCCGGTGCTGTGACCGTCACCGCCGCCGCCGCCCATAGTGGCCAGCGCAACGCCCAGCAGGGCTGCGACTGCACCCACGCCGATGGCGTCAGAGTTACCTTTTGCAGTGGTTGTCGCTGCTGCGCCGGCGGCTTCACCGGTGGCTGTGGCAGCATAACCTGGGCTGACGCTGCTTAATGCCAGCGCGCTCAGCAGTAAAATTGTTTTTTTCATTGTGTATTCCCCGTTGAGACATCGAATGTTGCCAGAGCAGTCTGGTTCAAAACGAGAGGGGCGAAAAGTTGGCTTTACTGATTGATTTAAAGAGCTTTAATTTAAACTGGCCTTGCTGAACGTGCTGCTGAAACTAATCCGAGAGGAGCATGAGGTGTCAGGCAGATTTACTGGAATATTATGCTGCCGCAACGCTGTTGAGGTAGATTATCTGGAGCTTATCTACAATGATGGCTGATCATTAAGTCAAATTATCTGCTAACTCACTGAATTGATTCATCGATTAAAAACTGGCTCGCTTCTGACGCCAGCGATACAGAGAAACAGGGCCATTTTTTCAGATTTGCCGTATCAGAAGCCAGGCAGGGGTAAACGGGTTGAAACGACCCCACAATCGCCTTAATTCAAATATAAGCTCCTGTTTAATATGCTTTGTAACAATTTTGGCTAGAATATAAACCAATAATGACTGTCACTATAAGGCATCTTTTTTTAACAATGTTGGCTCAGGCAATAGCGCCTTTGGGAGTTGAAAATGCAAGAGAACTACAAAATTCTGGTCGTCGATGATGATATGCGTCTGCGTGCACTGCTTGAACGCTATCTCACCGAGCAGGGCTTTCAGGTGCGCAGTGTCGCTAATGCCGAGCAGATGGATCGTCTGTTAACCCGTGAATCCTTTCATCTGATGGTGCTGGACCTGATGTTGCCGGGCGAAGATGGCCTCTCTATCTGCCGTCGTCTGCGCAGTCAGAGCAACCCGATGCCGATTATTATGGTGACTGCCAAGGGCGAAGAGGTGGACCGTATCGTGGGGCTGGAGATCGGCGCTGACGACTACATTCCCAAGCCTTTCAACCCGCGTGAGCTGCTGGCGCGTATCCGCGCGGTGTTGCGCCGTCAGGCTAATGAACTGCCAGGCGCACCGTCGCAGGAAGAGGCGATTATTGCCTTCGGTAAATTCAAACTTAACCTCGGCACCCGCGAGATGTTTCGTGAAGATGAGCCGATGCCGCTGACCAGCGGTGAGTTTGCGGTGCTGAAAGCGCTGGTAAGCCACCCGCGTGAGCCGCTGTCCCGTGACAAGCTGATGAACCTGGCGCGTGGCCGTGAATACAGCGCCATGGAGCGTTCGATCGACGTCCAGATCTCCCGTCTGCGTCGCATGGTGGAAGAGGATCCTGCGCATCCGCGCTATATCCAGACCGTCTGGGGTCTGGGCTACGTCTTTGTGCCGGACGGCAGTAAAGCATGAAGCGACTGCGCTTCTCGCCACGTAGTTCGTTTGCCCGCACCCTGCTGCTGATCGTTACCCTGCTGTTCGTCAGCCTGGTAACGACCTATCTGGTGGTGCTGAACTTCGCTATTCTTCCCAGCCTGCAACAGTTCAATAAGGTGCTCGCTTACGAAGTTCGTATGCTGATGACCGACCGGTTGCAGCTGGAAGATGGCACGCAGCTGGAAGTGCCCCCGGCGTTTCGCCGGGAAATCTACCGCGAGCTGGGGATCTCGCTCTACACCAATGCAGCAGCAGAGGAGAGCGGATTGCGTTGGGCGCAGCACTATGAATTCCTGAGCGAGCAGATGGGCCAGCAGCTTGGCGGTCCCACCGATGTCCGGGTGGAGGTGAACAAAAACTCGCCGGTGGTCTGGCTGAAAACCTGGCTGTCGCCCGATATCTGGGTGCGGGTGCCGCTGACGGAGATTCATCAGGGCGACTTCTCACCACTGTTCCGCTACACCCTGGCGATCATGTTGCTGGCGATAGGCGGTGCCTGGCTGTTTATCCGTATTCAGAACCGACCCCTGGTGGATCTGGAGCACGCCGCGCTACAGGTCGGACGCGGGATTATTCCGCCGCCGCTGCGCGAATACGGTGCATCAGAAGTGCGATCGGTAACGCGCGCCTTTAATCAGATGGCGGCTGGCGTGAAGCAGCTGGCGGATGACCGCACGCTGCTAATGGCGGGTGTCAGCCACGATCTACGTACGCCGCTGACCCGCATTCGTCTCGCCACCGAGATGATGAGCGAGCAGGATGGCTATCTGGCCGAATCGATTAATAAAGATATCGAAGAGTGCAACGCCATCATTGAACAGTTCATTGACTACCTGCGCACTGGTCAGGAGATGCAGACCGAGCGTGCCGACCTGAACAGCGTGCTGGGCGAGGTGGTGGCGGCTGAAAGCGGCTATGAGCGTGAAATCGAAAATGCGGTGATGCCGGAAGAGTTAATGCTGGATATTAACCCGCTGTCGATTAAACGCGCACTGGCTAACCTGGTCGTCAACGCCGCACGCTACGGCAATGGCTGGATCAAGGTCAGTAGCGGACGGGAACTGCATCGTGCCTGGTTCCAGGTGGAAGATGACGGACCTGGCATCAAGCCGGATCAGCTGGCGCATCTGTTCCAGCCGTTTGTGCGCGGTGACAGCGCCCGCAGCACCAGCGGGACTGGTCTGGGCCTGGCGATCGTGCAGCGTATTATTGATGCCCATCAGGGCTCGCTGGAGATTGGTGAGAGCGAACGCGGCGGTTTACGCATTCGTGCCTGGTTGCCGTTAGTGGAAAGCATGGCGCTGAGCCACAACAACGGCAGCAACAGCGTGTCGGGATGATAAAAACGGCGCGGCAGTTTCATTGCCGCGCCGGTTCTTTTAGCGTTGCGGGCCAGCTTTCACCAGCGCAGCACCTGCAGCGTTATCCGTGTACTTGTCGAAGTTATCAATAAAGCGCTGTGCCAGACCTTCGGCGGCAGCGGTCCACTTCTCTTCGCTCTCCCAGCTACGACGCGGATCGAGCGTGTCACTGTCCAGCTCGCCCAGCGCAACCGGCATCTGCAGATTAAAGATTGGCAGCGTTTCTGTCGGTGCATCATCCAGCTCACCCGCCAGGATCGCATTGATAATGGCGCGGGTATTCTTCAGTGAGATGCGTTTGCCACTGCCGTTCCAGCCGGTATTGACCAGATAAGCCTGCGCACCGGACGCCTCCATCCGCTTCACCAGCACTTCAGCGTACTGCGTCGGATGCAGCGTCAGGAATGCCGCGCCGAAACAGGCGGAAAAGGTTGGGGTCGGCGCCGTCACGCCACGCTCGGTACCCGCCAGTTTGGCGGTGAAGCCTGACAGGAAATGATACTGCGTCTGCTCCGGCGTCAGACGTGAAACCGGTGGCAGCACGCCAAACGCATCGGCGGTCAGGAAAATCACTTTCTTCGCGTGGCCCGCTTTTGAGACCGGCTGCACGATATTGTCGATGTGATTAATCGGATAGGAGACGCGGGTGTTCTCTGTTTTGCTGCCGTCGGCGTAATCAACGCTGCCATCTTCGCGCACTACCACGTTTTCCAGCAATGCATTACGGCGAATGGCGCGGTAGATCTCCGGCTCAGCCTGCTCAGAAAGGTTGATGGTTTTGGCGTAGCAACCGCCCTCGAAGTTAAACACGCCATCATCGTCCCAGCCGTGCTCATCATCGCCGATCAACTGGCGGTCAGGATCGGTGGAGAGTGTGGTTTTGCCGGTGCCGGAGAGACCAAAGAAGACCGCCACATCACCTGCTTTACCGACGTTAGCTGAACAGTGCATTGAAGCAATGCCTTTCAGCGGCAGCAGGTAGTTCATGATGGCGAACAGACCTTTCTTCATCTCGCCACCGTACCAGGTGCCGCCAATCAGCTGCATGCGTTCCGTCAGATTGAAGGCAACAAAGTTCTCCGAGTGCAGACCCTGCGCCTGCCAGTCAGGATTGGTGCATTTCGCTCCGTTCATCACCACAAAGTCAGGCGTGAAGTCGGCCAGCTCAGCGTCTGTAGGCTGGATGAACATGTTTTTCACGAAGTGAGCCTGCCAGGCAACTTCAGTGACGAAACGTACGCTCAGACGTGAATCGGCATTGGCACCACAGAACGCATCCACTACAAACAGACGCTTGCCGGAAAGCTGGCGGGTAACACAGCTTTTCAGTGCGTTCCAGGTCTCCTGTGACAGAGGCTGATTGTCGTTTTTGCCGGTGCCCTGGTCGTTCCACCACAGGGTATCGCGCGTGGTGTCGTCACGCACAATGTACTTATCCTTTGGCGATCGCCCGGTGAAAATCCCGGTGTCTACTGCAATCGCGCCGCTCTGCGTCAGGGTGCCACGAGCAAAACCTTCGAGGTCCGGGCGCGTCTCTTCCTGAAATAGCGTGTCGTAATCAGGGTTGTAAACCACTTCCGTGGTATCCACGATGCCCAAAGCGGCAAGGTCTTGCGAGGTCAGGCCGTTAACGCGCATTTTACTGCTCCTTAAATCGGTGTCTGTTCTGCAAAGCAGAGATAGGTTGGGATCGTGCCACCGGCTGTGGTATCGGGTGCGGTGAATCACTGACGGTTTACTGCGCGTCGTTACGACAGCCTGCAAAGCTAACCGGGCTATTCAGGGCATCTGCCCCAGGCGTCCGGGCGTTTGCACGATCGCGCGCAGTTTACTCTTCTGCGAAGAGGGAAAAAGGGCAGTGATCTAAAAATGCGACTCAGGGCGCGTTAAGGCTATGTTTCGAACGTTTAAAAGATGTTATGAAAGTAAAAAAAGATAATTTGTCAGAAAAATTATGGGGATAGCGCGGGGGAAAAGAGAAGGGGCGGCAGACGCCGCCCGATTAATCAGTGCAGTCGGTCGTTATTCTCATGGGAGTGGCTACGGATGCCGGCAATGTCTACGGCGTCAAACACGTAGTTTGAGCCGCAATAGTCGCAGTGCATGTCGATTTTGCCATCTTCCGCGATGATCTCATCCACTTCTTCCTGCGGCAGCGTGGTCAGCACTTCGCCACAGCGTTCACGCGAGCAGGTGCACTTGTAGATCACCGGCTGCGGATCGTAGAGGGTAACCTCTTCCTGATGGTAGAGACGCCACAGCGCTTCATTAGCAGGCAGATCGATCAGCTCTTCCGTTTTGATGGTTTCGGTCAGTGTCGCCAGGTGTTCGAAGACCTCTTTCTCTGTATCCTGCGCTGGCAGTACCTGCAACAGAATACCGGCAGCGCCTTTGTCGCTGGTGCGGATAAACAGGCGCGTGGGCAACTGCTCGGAGCGCATAAAGTAATCTTCCAGGCACGCCGCCAGAGTGTCACCTTCCAGCCCGACCACGCCCTGATAACGTTCACCCTTTTCAGGGGAGATGGTGATCACCAGATAACCATTGCCGACCATGCTTTTCAGGGTGCTGTCATCCGGGATGTCGCCTTTGATACGTGCAACGCCGCGCAGCTCCTGATTATTGTTACCGTTGATCACTGCCAGCGACAGCGGACCGTCACCCTGCAACTGCACGGTGATTTCGCCATCGAACTTCAGCGTGGCGGTCAGCAGGCTGGTGGCGACCAGCATCTCACCCAGCAGCGTTTTAACCGGTGCCGGATAGTCGTGGTTCTTCACGGTTTCACGCCAGGTGTCAGAGACGTTCACCAGCTCGCCGCGCACGGCGGCATTTTCAAACAGATAACGGTGCAGTTGATCCTGGACTGACATATTTTTTCTCTCACTGGGACGGGGCGATGGTGCGTCAGCGAAGACGGCGTTATTCATCGCCCGATAATTTAAACTTCATCAAATCGCGACGCTCTTTTTTGTCTGGTCGCCGATCGGGATGCGGCATAGTCAGCGCATTCATCTTGCGCGCCTGCGCCATTTTTTCGCGTTTTTCAATGCTGGCATCGGTTTCGCGATAGAGCTGCTGGGCCTCGCTGGCGGGACGGCGCTGCGCGGTGATGCCAGCCACTACTACGGTGCGTTCATCATTGCCCTGACGCAGTGTCAGTTCCGCATTCAGCTCTACCACTTTGCCGGGTTTGCTACGCTGGCCGTTGTAATGCACCTTGCCGCCTTCAATC
Encoded here:
- the envZ gene encoding two-component system sensor histidine kinase EnvZ; the protein is MKRLRFSPRSSFARTLLLIVTLLFVSLVTTYLVVLNFAILPSLQQFNKVLAYEVRMLMTDRLQLEDGTQLEVPPAFRREIYRELGISLYTNAAAEESGLRWAQHYEFLSEQMGQQLGGPTDVRVEVNKNSPVVWLKTWLSPDIWVRVPLTEIHQGDFSPLFRYTLAIMLLAIGGAWLFIRIQNRPLVDLEHAALQVGRGIIPPPLREYGASEVRSVTRAFNQMAAGVKQLADDRTLLMAGVSHDLRTPLTRIRLATEMMSEQDGYLAESINKDIEECNAIIEQFIDYLRTGQEMQTERADLNSVLGEVVAAESGYEREIENAVMPEELMLDINPLSIKRALANLVVNAARYGNGWIKVSSGRELHRAWFQVEDDGPGIKPDQLAHLFQPFVRGDSARSTSGTGLGLAIVQRIIDAHQGSLEIGESERGGLRIRAWLPLVESMALSHNNGSNSVSG
- the yjbE gene encoding exopolysaccharide production protein YjbE — protein: MKKTILLLSALALSSVSPGYAATATGEAAGAAATTTAKGNSDAIGVGAVAALLGVALATMGGGGGDGHSTGTSTTTATHAGK
- the hslO gene encoding Hsp33 family molecular chaperone HslO → MSVQDQLHRYLFENAAVRGELVNVSDTWRETVKNHDYPAPVKTLLGEMLVATSLLTATLKFDGEITVQLQGDGPLSLAVINGNNNQELRGVARIKGDIPDDSTLKSMVGNGYLVITISPEKGERYQGVVGLEGDTLAACLEDYFMRSEQLPTRLFIRTSDKGAAGILLQVLPAQDTEKEVFEHLATLTETIKTEELIDLPANEALWRLYHQEEVTLYDPQPVIYKCTCSRERCGEVLTTLPQEEVDEIIAEDGKIDMHCDYCGSNYVFDAVDIAGIRSHSHENNDRLH
- the greB gene encoding transcription elongation factor GreB; its protein translation is MKTRLITREGFDKLKAELDYLWREERPEVTKKVTWAASLGDRSENADYQYNKKRLREIDRRVRYLTKSLEQLRIVDYSPQQDGKVFFGAWVEIENDEGDLKRFRIVGYDEIFGRKDYISIDSPMARALLKKEVGDAATVETPVGPALWYVNAIDYPQ
- the ompR gene encoding osmolarity response regulator transcription factor OmpR, which translates into the protein MQENYKILVVDDDMRLRALLERYLTEQGFQVRSVANAEQMDRLLTRESFHLMVLDLMLPGEDGLSICRRLRSQSNPMPIIMVTAKGEEVDRIVGLEIGADDYIPKPFNPRELLARIRAVLRRQANELPGAPSQEEAIIAFGKFKLNLGTREMFREDEPMPLTSGEFAVLKALVSHPREPLSRDKLMNLARGREYSAMERSIDVQISRLRRMVEEDPAHPRYIQTVWGLGYVFVPDGSKA
- the pckA gene encoding phosphoenolpyruvate carboxykinase (ATP), encoding MRVNGLTSQDLAALGIVDTTEVVYNPDYDTLFQEETRPDLEGFARGTLTQSGAIAVDTGIFTGRSPKDKYIVRDDTTRDTLWWNDQGTGKNDNQPLSQETWNALKSCVTRQLSGKRLFVVDAFCGANADSRLSVRFVTEVAWQAHFVKNMFIQPTDAELADFTPDFVVMNGAKCTNPDWQAQGLHSENFVAFNLTERMQLIGGTWYGGEMKKGLFAIMNYLLPLKGIASMHCSANVGKAGDVAVFFGLSGTGKTTLSTDPDRQLIGDDEHGWDDDGVFNFEGGCYAKTINLSEQAEPEIYRAIRRNALLENVVVREDGSVDYADGSKTENTRVSYPINHIDNIVQPVSKAGHAKKVIFLTADAFGVLPPVSRLTPEQTQYHFLSGFTAKLAGTERGVTAPTPTFSACFGAAFLTLHPTQYAEVLVKRMEASGAQAYLVNTGWNGSGKRISLKNTRAIINAILAGELDDAPTETLPIFNLQMPVALGELDSDTLDPRRSWESEEKWTAAAEGLAQRFIDNFDKYTDNAAGAALVKAGPQR
- the hslR gene encoding ribosome-associated heat shock protein Hsp15, whose translation is MKEKSSEEVRLDKWLWAARFYKTRAMAREMIEGGKVHYNGQRSKPGKVVELNAELTLRQGNDERTVVVAGITAQRRPASEAQQLYRETDASIEKREKMAQARKMNALTMPHPDRRPDKKERRDLMKFKLSGDE